Within Thermococcus celer Vu 13 = JCM 8558, the genomic segment ATTGAAAAACTTGCGCCCTTCTCTGAGAGGCTTATAATCACCGTGCGCTCAAAGGAAGAGGGAGGGTTCAGGGAGATCGATGATGAAGAGAGGCTGATGCTCTTCAAGGAGTTAATGGACATAAAACCGGCGTTCGTTGATGTTGAGTTTAAATCAAGCATCGTGAGGGATGTTATTGAACTGGCAGGGAAGATGGGAGTTGGGATCATCGTTTCATACCACGGTTTTGAGGGAACCCCGAGCTTCGAAAGACTCAAAGCACTGTTGGATGAAATGAGAGAGCTCAAGGGGGATATCATAAAAATAGTAACCTTTGCGGAGCACTACATCGATAACATAAGGGTTGTGAGGCTCTACGAATACGAAAAAAACCTCATCGCCTTCTGCATGGGTGAAAAGGGAAAGATTTCACGGGTCTTTAGCTTGGTTTTAAGCCCTTTTACGTACGCCTCCCTGGGTGAGGCAGCCGCACCTGGACAGCTGAGCGTTGAAGAAATGAGGCTTCTCTCGGAGATGATAGGTGGTGGAGATGATTAACACCCAACTTTATGGATTAATCGGAAAGCCCGTTGAGCACTCCCTGAGTCCGGCAATTCACAACGCCTTATTCAAGAAACACAAAATCAACGCTGTTTATCTGCCCTTTGAAGTTGATGATTTAGAGTCGGCGGTTAAAGGGGCAAGGGCTTTGGGGATTCAGGGACTAAACGTTACGATGCCCTACAAAGAGCGAATTCTGGAGTTTTTGGATGGAATTTCCGACGATGCCAAGGTGATTGGGAGCGTGAACACAATAGTGAATAGAGAGGGGAAGTTCGTTGGATACAACACAGATGGCATCGGGGCATTAAAAGCCCTAAAGCGCTTTGTGGAAATTAAGAACAAGCGCATCTTAGTTTTGGGAGCTGGAGGGGCGGGGAGGGCAATAGCTTATACTCTCTCAAAGCTAACGGAAGTTGTGGTGCTTAACAGAACGGAGAGGAAAGCGAAAGAGCTTGAAAAGTTCGGTGTCAAAGGGGAGAAGCTGAGCAAGGGGAGACTGGAATACTACTCGAGCTGGGCAGATATCGTGATAAATGCCACACCCATTGGGATGAACGAGGATAGGAGTCCAGTCCCCGGGGAACTTTTGAAGAAAAACCAGGTTGCCTTTGATATCGTCTACTCCCCCCTGGAAACCAGACTGTTAATGGAAGCAAGAGAAGCCGGCTGTTTGACCATTGACGGATTGTGGATGCTGGTATACCAGGGAGCCGAGAGCTTCAGGCTATGGACCGGAATAAAACCAGACGTTGAATTCATGCGTAATGTTGCCCTTGAGGTGCTTAAAAATGTGCAATAGCGCGGTAACGGTAGTCAATGCCTTTGCCACTGGAAAGGGGGGCGCGGTTGGGATAGATTTAAGGGTCAGTGCCAAGGTTAAGCTGATCGATGAAGGGGTTGGCGGTGAAATCCGGGTTAGAAGGGAGAGATTTGAGGATTTTTCACTTGTTAAAGCAGTTGTGGAGACGATCAAAGATAAATTCGGTTTGGATTTCGGTGTTAAGGTTAGAATAGACTCAGAAATACCGGTGGGGAAGGGGTTAAAGAGCAGTTCAGCCGTGGCTAACGCTTTGACAGGGGCGATTTTGGGGGAGCTTAAAATTGAGCTGCCCGATATTGAGGTTGTTAAGCTCGGCGTTGAAGCTGCCAAGAGGGCCGGTGTAACTTTAACGGGGGCGTTTGATGATGCCTGTGCTTCCTATTTCGGGGATCTATGCCTGACGGACAATCGAAAGCTCGAACTCCTGAAAAGAGAAGAAGTCGAGAAAAAATCCGTGGTTTTGCTGATTCCCGAAGAAACCGTTCTGACGTCAAGTTTAAAGAACAAAAACTTCAAAGTCCTCGCCCCATACGTTGAGGAAGCCTTTAGGCTGGCATTAATGGGAGAATGGGAAAAAGCCCTGGTTTTGAACGGACTGGTGTACGGATCTTTCTTGGGGTACGACCTTGAGCCCGTTGCCAAAGCCCTGGAAGCCGGAGCAATTGCCGGACTTTCTGGGAAGGGTCCCGCAATGTTTGCCATAACTGAGGAGCCCGAAAAAGTCGCGGATGTTTGGGAGGATCATGGGGAGGTTTTAATAACAACGCTGAGGTGAGCAGATGATAGAGATCACGCCGATAGAAACCATAGACGGAAAAATCAGGGCTCCCCCCTCAAAGAGCTATACCCATAGGGCACTGTTTCTGGGATTGCTCTCGGAGGGGAAAACGAAAATAGAGAACCCGCTGATATGCAAGGATACCCTCGCAACGCTAAACGCCATAAGGAAGTTTGGATCAGAGGCAGAATGGAACCTTGTCGAAAGTTCGGGGAAAGTTAAGCCGGCTGAGATCAACGCCCTTGAATCGGGAACAACCGCGAGGTTATCCATAGGGATCAGTGCCCTGGCGAATGGAGAGAGCGTGATAGATGGAGAGGGATCCTTAAGAAGGCGCCCCATGGGCCCTTTGCTCAAAGCTCTGAACGATTTGGGAATAAAAACTAAAACTAAATCAAGTGGTTTTTTGCCGGTGAGGGTTTTTGGTGGAGAAATAAAAAGGGATTACGTGAGGGTTGATGGGGGCATTTCGTCACAGTTCATCACCGCCCTTCTCCTTTTGGGGGCCAGGATTGGGCTCAGCATAGAAGTTCTAAACCCCGTCTCAAAACCCTACATTGAGGTAACGCTCAGAACACTAAAGCGGGCCAACGTTAAGGTTAGAAGGGACGGTGGAGTGTTCCACGTTATCCAGGGAATAAAAGCCAGACATTTCTCGGTTCCCGGTGATTATTCATCGGCATCATTCTTTTTGGTGGCCGGGGCGATATTCGGCAAAATCAGAGTTGAAGGACTTGATAGGAATGACGTTCAGCCTGATAAGGCTATCCTTGACCTCTTGAGGGATTTTGGGGCCAAAGTGAAAGTTGCCCGGGGTTACGTTGAGGTTGAAAGGGATGAGCTGGTCGGTCAGGAAGTTGACTGCAGGGACTTTCCCGACCTCTTCCCCATCTTGGCGGTTTTAGGAGCTTACTCCGAAGGAAGGACGGTTTTGAGGGCGAAACATTTGCGCTACAAAGAGAGCGACAGGGTAAGGGCTATGGCCCTAAATCTGACAAATATGGGTGCAAAATTAAAAGAGCTCGACGATGGTCTAATGATAAGCAAGAGCGAGCTTAGAGGCGCTGTATTAAATCCACAAAATGACCACAGGATTGCGATGGCGCTGACAATTGCCGCCCTGGGTGCAAAGGGAAGAAGCCTCATCTTGAACGAGGGATGCGTCAAAAAGTCTTACCCGAAGTTCTTTGAGGATTTAAAGGGGTTGATTGGCGATGATGGGAAAAATGCTTAGATTTTCGCTCTTCGGCGAGAGCCATGGAAAGGCCGTCGGCGTCTTGGTTGAGGGAGTTCCACCGGGGATTAAAGTTGATATTGGAAAGATGAAGGCCGAGCTTGAGAGGAGAAGGGGTATTGAGAGGTTCTCAACCAAGAGGAAAGAGAAGGACGAGCCGGTGATTCTCTCGGGCGTTTTCAACGGTTTTACAACTGGCTCGCCCATA encodes:
- a CDS encoding shikimate dehydrogenase; the encoded protein is MINTQLYGLIGKPVEHSLSPAIHNALFKKHKINAVYLPFEVDDLESAVKGARALGIQGLNVTMPYKERILEFLDGISDDAKVIGSVNTIVNREGKFVGYNTDGIGALKALKRFVEIKNKRILVLGAGGAGRAIAYTLSKLTEVVVLNRTERKAKELEKFGVKGEKLSKGRLEYYSSWADIVINATPIGMNEDRSPVPGELLKKNQVAFDIVYSPLETRLLMEAREAGCLTIDGLWMLVYQGAESFRLWTGIKPDVEFMRNVALEVLKNVQ
- a CDS encoding shikimate kinase, yielding MRCLKMCNSAVTVVNAFATGKGGAVGIDLRVSAKVKLIDEGVGGEIRVRRERFEDFSLVKAVVETIKDKFGLDFGVKVRIDSEIPVGKGLKSSSAVANALTGAILGELKIELPDIEVVKLGVEAAKRAGVTLTGAFDDACASYFGDLCLTDNRKLELLKREEVEKKSVVLLIPEETVLTSSLKNKNFKVLAPYVEEAFRLALMGEWEKALVLNGLVYGSFLGYDLEPVAKALEAGAIAGLSGKGPAMFAITEEPEKVADVWEDHGEVLITTLR
- the aroD gene encoding type I 3-dehydroquinate dehydratase, with the translated sequence MIAGTIKAESIDEAIRLIETGTADLYELRVDALKSPEGIEKLAPFSERLIITVRSKEEGGFREIDDEERLMLFKELMDIKPAFVDVEFKSSIVRDVIELAGKMGVGIIVSYHGFEGTPSFERLKALLDEMRELKGDIIKIVTFAEHYIDNIRVVRLYEYEKNLIAFCMGEKGKISRVFSLVLSPFTYASLGEAAAPGQLSVEEMRLLSEMIGGGDD
- the aroA gene encoding 3-phosphoshikimate 1-carboxyvinyltransferase; translated protein: MIEITPIETIDGKIRAPPSKSYTHRALFLGLLSEGKTKIENPLICKDTLATLNAIRKFGSEAEWNLVESSGKVKPAEINALESGTTARLSIGISALANGESVIDGEGSLRRRPMGPLLKALNDLGIKTKTKSSGFLPVRVFGGEIKRDYVRVDGGISSQFITALLLLGARIGLSIEVLNPVSKPYIEVTLRTLKRANVKVRRDGGVFHVIQGIKARHFSVPGDYSSASFFLVAGAIFGKIRVEGLDRNDVQPDKAILDLLRDFGAKVKVARGYVEVERDELVGQEVDCRDFPDLFPILAVLGAYSEGRTVLRAKHLRYKESDRVRAMALNLTNMGAKLKELDDGLMISKSELRGAVLNPQNDHRIAMALTIAALGAKGRSLILNEGCVKKSYPKFFEDLKGLIGDDGKNA